The sequence ATTGATATGTTTAATAGATCATGTGATGAAGGATATTGATATGTTTAATAGATCATGTGATGAAGGATATTGATATGTTTAATAGATCATGTGATGAAGGATATTGATATGTTTAATAGATCATGTGATGAAGGATATTGATATGTTTAATAGACCATGGTGTTGTAATGGTTTcgttaaaaagaagaaaaagggGCACTTTCATTGCACCAATGGAAATAAAAATGGGGAATGTCTCAAAGAGATAGCAACCCGAACAAAGGGctgaaaacagccgaaggccaccaatgggtattCAATACAGCAGGAAAATCACGCATCAGGAAGcttgcttcagctggcccctaaacaaatcgtgtactagttaaaaaaaatatggacgTCATACCCAActctaaaacatataaaagaactataataattaaaaacaaaaccatacaaagaccagaggctacCGACTTGGGAAAGTTGTGACGTCGGgttaaacatgcattttttgtttacagTATTTGTATATGCCAATGGTGATCATGGGTACGATTTTTACGAGGGAATGCTGTTACAAGTTCGCCGTGCTGACTGTGACCATACATATAAAGATGTCTCAGTTGGTACCTTTATGCTGAATACTGGAGAAAATTTTCTAACAACGATGTCCTGTACTAATCTGGATGTAAGTGTTCCAATCTTTTTCACGCGAATATTTGTTcttgtttttaagataaaaataacaacataatTCGATTCAGTGTTTTTAAAAGGGAATAAATAAAAGGCCCGGTGAAGACAAATGTAAAGCATTTtgacaaagagaaaaaaatcatgaacaaaagagtgaacgaaaaacaaacatgttgtcttcaaaaagtaaaatctaaaaacaaaattgtgacCTAATAAAAAAACCACTTAGCTACGATTACATTTGTAATAAACGCTCTGTGATCCTCTGTTTATCAAtttctttatattgaaaagggATTTTCCGTTTAGAGtttttctcggagttcggtattttttttcttttatgtatCTGATAATCAGTGTTGTCAATCTACACTTGAGCCAATGGAATAATATcataaagaattgaaaaataccaagttttgtattattgaaaatatgtagaTTCCTAGATAGTCAGGTATCTACATATCATTGGCATAATTGGTTGAAAATATCtcatcaaaatatatatgaagGGTATCTGAACTGCAGAAAGAATGGTAgtaaaaactaaaataagatTTTAAGTAGTACATCTTGGCGACCGGCTTCCTTCATTAGAATTTATGTTAAGTGAAGGGGACAAGATAAAGACGAAATATGTTCTTAATCTTTTAATGGAACTATCAAAGGAGAGATAACCGGATATATAATTCTAATAAATTTTCCTCTTTGTGAATGATGGTTCTTTTGTTTTGCtgtgaatttttaaatttgagtttaatatttcattctgaataaaacaaaaatgcaaaattgaTTGAGTTTTCGTCTGTTTATATAACAGGACCACGCTTCCAAATTGACTTTACATAAAATGGAAGGGATGACTATCAAAACATTTAGTTTGTTCGTCTCTTTTTATTACCCACGACACATTCTTCTTTTATAGGATACAGTTGGCCACATGGCACATGCGCATATCTATAACAGGACATTTTATTGGAAAGCACCCCCAACGACAGAAGGTCCACTGTTTATCaggtattttttaaaacaacaatgaCATTGTGTAACTAAAGCATGTGTTCCTAATATAGCTTTATATACATCGCACCAGTCCTGTTTGTAATTGTATTAAACATGATTTCTGAGAAGTTGTAAGGACATTTCGTTTCACTTTATAACCTAGAAAATTCATCATCAGGAAGAGCTGTCCATTCATTATAGAAAACTAATTCGGGATTCAAACTAATACCAAAGAAAACACATCTCTTATAGCgagaaaacaacgaaacaataaaaacaCTGAACCACAACACACAAACGCCAGAAACGGACTACTTtataacaaaatgcatattcCTGACATAAAACAAGTCAATTGGAGgaaaaatgatggattgaacctggcgTTATGGCTAGACAAACCCCACCTAAATAGCaatgttaacaaatataaatataatgacgACACTACTTTATTGAAATACAGTTTGTAAACAAATACTAAATCACTCAGCACAGAGAAatgcatacatacataatataatagtaCAATACAACATGTTTACAACGGAATATCAAAGAACAAAAAGTGAAATTGATGTTGGATGAAGCGTCTTTCTGACCACGAAATATTCTATATTAAACACATAATTATAACGAAGTTTCAATAGATAATAAGCGTTTGAATATCGCCACATTAAACATTGATTTTGCAgcattcatattttatttcaaagttacTTTATGCAATACATTGAAAAGATGTACGTGGCTACCATCCGTAgccattgattttataaattaagataACATTGtctagattaaaaataaaatccaatACAAAGATAGCGCAAAACATTCAAGTAGAACAAtctttgtaaaacaaaaaaggttATTGAATGAAAAGAATTATGAAATGTACAACCCATGTCATGCTTTATATTCCTtcattagatataggaagatgtggtgtgagtgccaatgagacaactctttatccaaataacaatttatagaagtaaaccattgtaagcaatgtacggccttcaaaacggTCCATTGGCTCACAGCCGAAccacaagctataaagggccaaaaGTTACAagtgtgaaaccattcaaacgtgaaaacaaacggtctaatctatataacaaatgagaaacgagaaacgtataaattacacaaacaaacgacaactactgtacatcagattgaAGCTAGATTTTACTAATCGTTTACAATTAGAATTATATGATATCTTctcaatttaaactttaaattaacAAGAAGACATTTGTGATTGAATATACGGTATTTTCAGAGGTTCTTCAATATGTCAATTTGAGATTTTCTACTCCTGTTTTTGTACGTTTACACTGCATCTGTGCATTACAGATCTGTACTAAATAAATACGAATCAGGACGTCCAGGATAAAATGGCAACAAAATCAATTCTGCATTACGGGcaattttaattaaagaaaatattaaagagGATATTgaattattccatttttttttatttacagagcAACCATTGCTAGGCGACAGAGAACTTTTTGGATGAATGTTGTATCAGAATTTATTATGGACCCAGGTAGTTCGGTCACCCCCGAAACATGTACTGAACCACCAACCATTTGTTCAGCGGGAATACATAAAATGTCCACGTTACTTGTACTTGCTATGactgtttttatatttctaacatatcatttatattgaaTATGATTATTTCATTCAGTCACATTATCACAATTTTAGACCTGACCTGACATTAACCGGATTGATAcaattatatcacaaaatttgttttttcaagatttttttttctgaaataacaaaattcaGAGAGTTGGAAAATTAAGTCCTATAATGGCTTGGAAGGCTGTTCCATAAAGTAGCAGCAGCAGcaaatttgaaagtttttctttacTGGAACGGATAGACATTACCTGTTGAACATTCAGAATATTTACATACTTATAAGAATACTTAGATATTTTGACAATCAACAAATTTTGTAAGCACAGAGGAGCTATGTTGTTTATAATCTTTACAGTTTCTAGAGCCATTTTTTATCCGTCTGATCTGTAAGGATGAAACCTTAGCTTTAAGTGAGAGATTTATtggactttaatttttttttattggactttaattttttttatatgaattactTGGAAGGTATGATGTCATAATACGACTCGTTGTAtcagtgtttttttgttgttttgttttccatttttgacTGTCAAATAACCtttcatttacatgtaataTCATTGTCATGTGTGCTTATTAACAGTGTtaactaaatgttttaatagaattatttgttaacttttttttaaaaataaggtGATCATATTTCTCAGTCTGtagtatttataattaaaagagtatacatgttcccttctgaagagttttatttataatacttGAATAACAGTTTGCATTTACGTTTATTGACAATAATTTAAATCAGACTAACagaaattaacttttttttttttattaaattcgtTATCAAACATTACTAAAACTTTTAGTGGGGTTCATGTgtctcagtctttagttttctatgttatgttttgttcctcaaatatttcaattatttggcCATGCTATTGTTAGATTTTAATGTACTTTATTCGAACTTTCTTAGTATTTTCTTTCTATCTTTTGTTCacttatttaaaatgtatatgaacAAATTATATTTCTGTTGTGCAAATGAAAGTAATTATACATGAAACATTTCAGTGTCCTGATTATTGACCTGTTTGTACAGACTTTGTGgtcaaatattttgttacaaaGGTTATTTGATCAAACTATGTGTGAGGGATACTTGTAAATGTAAACTACCATGCCATTAATAGATGTTTGAAATTACATCTCAGCCATTCttataacaatttcaaatatatttgtatagtcATTTGGTTTTATGATTGTAGCAGGTTACTTTATTCGAATTGAATCTGTATATACAATATTGATGAATATTTGGCCATAATAGAAAATATCcacttaaagaaaaaaaggaaatcacaaaaatacggaactccgaggaaaattcaaaactgaaagtctctaattaaatgtcaaaaatcaaatgcaaaaacaaatcaaacgaatggacaacaactgttatatttctaacttggtacaggcattttcaaatgtagaaaatggtggattgaacctgatttttAGTGCTAACCCTCCAACAAATATGCAGTTGCATCAAAtcccattatatttacaacgatgcatgaacaaaacagacatatcGTTAAGAGCTAGGTTTACCGCACCTTTCAGCTGTTAGGTgccaaaacaaacaattttataagttttaaactTTGATTCAGAATGTGGATATTATACTGAAGTTAAATAAGATATTAATTAAGAATTAgggaaaattgtattttagttTTGGAATATATATCATGCTCTGTATGATTGCATGGCAGGTCTTAAAATGTTGAGCATGCTCTGTTTACCTATACGAAGGACCTGAGATGatcctttggttttttttggtgggattcgtgttgttcAGTCTAGTTTTTCATCATGTTGTGCTTAGAATAATGTTTGTTATCGTTTGATCTTTTTCGATTCATGCAATAGCATTACATGTACCCGTTTATTGTTGACTTATTAGTTTGAACATTTATTAGGAATATGTCACCTCTTTTCGAAATTTggtataattgaaaaaaaaatccacttgttatgaaaagtaaaatagcTAAAATACCGAactacaagaaaaaaaatcaataccgAGAATCCCTTATCAAacagcaaaataaaaagctgaaacacatcaaacgaattaaaaaaaaacccttgTAATACAGCCAACTCAACCTTTCATTTATATGAGAGTCGCATCCCCCCATTacattgacaaaattgaacaaaatagaCATAATAAGTAAACTTTGGAATACCGCAGTCAACATTTTGTTAAGGTCTTTAAAGCAAATAACATTTTCAACAACGAAAAAccagaatatttatcaacacgATCTCTGTATCTTAcgatgaagttttttttagacaaaaggGCAAGACGTTCTTTGGCATAACACTGGTTcgtcaactttctgctcagagaCTGGTGACGTTTTATAAAGTATGAGTATCAGCTGCAAGCTCCTTATTATCAAATGAGTTAGGAATTGTATATACCAtttatgcaggtgaagttgatATATTGCTGCTTGGAGGGGGGCTCCAAAGAGCCGTGAAGAAGCAAAGAGATTAAATAGGTTTAATGCATACgctttatatcatataaatacGTTAAGATgtttctttatgtttttttttatgaatacaaTAAATAAGACAATTTTGATATCATTCAGTTACTCTTACTCGTATTTATACTCGGGGTAAGATTCCTTCAACCATTATAAATCTCTATTAGAAAATCCATCTTATTAACATTGTGTTAATACGTTTaaagttcattgttttgtttattttcactTTGGTGTTGGTCCGTATCTTACATGACGTTGGGGTATTGAACATCAGTAAAtgaaatcataaaattgagattgaaaatggggaatgtgtcaaagagacaacaacctgaccaaagaaaagacaacagcagaaggtcaccaacaggtcttcaatgcagcgaaatACCATGATGATACTTTTGGCTATTTCATTGACATAATCACATTAAGAAGTATACTagtaatgatttattttgaacaacatttacatttattacatacaGTAAATATGGCCTGCCATATATTTAAGTCACAACCTATACAGATAACAATTGTGTATTCAAAAGTATTGTTCAAATAGACTGTTATGCATTGTAAGGGGAATAACTCTAACTTTATATTtctctttatttgtgttttacctttattatttatattgatactCTAATACAAACGTTCTCAAATTTGTTCTCTATTTAAAAAGTGCTAACCAATGACTGTCCAAGAAGCATACTAAGACTTGgta is a genomic window of Mytilus trossulus isolate FHL-02 chromosome 1, PNRI_Mtr1.1.1.hap1, whole genome shotgun sequence containing:
- the LOC134698278 gene encoding putative defense protein Hdd11-like isoform X2, which translates into the protein MTVTLFIVCLYVTSVSSHGLYVPGQTCVDMNPAGHLDADGNKAYSQTVSSPYKISINTTTYTANSVIEVFVYANGDHGYDFYEGMLLQVRRADCDHTYKDVSVGTFMLNTGENFLTTMSCTNLDDTVGHMAHAHIYNRTFYWKAPPTTEGPLFIRATIARRQRTFWMNVVSEFIMDPGSSVTPETCTEPPTICSAGIHKMSTLLVLAMTVFIFLTYHLY
- the LOC134698278 gene encoding putative defense protein Hdd11-like isoform X1; the protein is MGDRMTVTLFIVCLYVTSVSSHGLYVPGQTCVDMNPAGHLDADGNKAYSQTVSSPYKISINTTTYTANSVIEVFVYANGDHGYDFYEGMLLQVRRADCDHTYKDVSVGTFMLNTGENFLTTMSCTNLDDTVGHMAHAHIYNRTFYWKAPPTTEGPLFIRATIARRQRTFWMNVVSEFIMDPGSSVTPETCTEPPTICSAGIHKMSTLLVLAMTVFIFLTYHLY